Proteins encoded together in one Microbacterium sp. zg-Y625 window:
- the rsfS gene encoding ribosome silencing factor, translating to MTASAQSREMIQIAAQAADATGGEDIVALDVSEPLPLVDAFLIVSGSSERNVAAIADRIEEKLLEAGHKRLRREGREQARWILLDFGDLVAHVFHQEERVFYGLERLWKDCPVIPVELPATTSAD from the coding sequence ATGACCGCCAGCGCCCAATCGCGTGAAATGATCCAGATCGCCGCGCAGGCTGCAGATGCGACCGGCGGCGAGGACATCGTCGCACTCGACGTGTCGGAGCCGCTTCCGCTCGTCGATGCCTTCCTCATCGTGTCGGGCAGCAGCGAGCGAAACGTCGCAGCGATCGCGGACCGCATCGAAGAGAAGCTTCTCGAAGCCGGCCACAAGCGCCTCCGTCGCGAAGGGCGCGAGCAGGCCCGCTGGATTCTCCTCGACTTCGGCGACCTCGTCGCGCACGTCTTCCACCAGGAGGAGCGCGTCTTCTACGGCCTCGAGCGGCTCTGGAAGGACTGCCCGGTCATCCCGGTCGAACTGCCCGCCACCACGTCGGCCGACTGA